Proteins encoded together in one Meles meles chromosome 7, mMelMel3.1 paternal haplotype, whole genome shotgun sequence window:
- the FZD8 gene encoding frizzled-8 — translation MEWGYLLEVTSLLAALALLQRSSGAAAASAKELACQEITVPLCKGIGYNYTYMPNQFNHDTQDEAGLEVHQFWPLVEIQCSPDLKFFLCSMYTPICLEDYKKPLPPCRSVCERAKAGCAPLMRQYGFAWPDRMRCDRLPEQGNPDTLCMDYNRTDLTTAAPSPPRRLPPPPPGEQPPSGSGHGRPPGARPPSRGRGGGGGDAAAPPTRGGGGGKARPPGGGSAPCEPGCQCRAPMVSVSSERHPLYNRVKTGQIANCALPCHNPFFSQDERAFTVFWIGLWSVLCFVSTFATVSTFLIDMERFKYPERPIIFLSACYLFVSVGYLVRLVAGHEKVACSGGAPGAGGTAGAGGAAAAAAAGAGAAGAGAGGPGGRGEYEELGAVEQHVRYETTGPALCTVVFLLVYFFGMASSIWWVILSLTWFLAAGMKWGNEAIAGYSQYFHLAAWLVPSVKSIAVLALSSVDGDPVAGICYVGNQSLDNLRGFVLAPLVIYLFIGTMFLLAGFVSLFRIRSVIKQQGGPTKTHKLEKLMIRLGLFTVLYTVPAAVVVACLFYEQHNRPRWEATHNCPCLRDLQPDQARRPDYAVFMLKYFMCLVVGITSGVWVWSGKTLESWRALCTRCCWASKGATGGAGAAGAGGAGGPGGGGGVGSVGGVGPGGGAGSLYSDVSTGLTWRSGTASSVSYPKQMPLSQV, via the coding sequence ATGGAGTGGGGTTACCTGTTGGAAGTGACCTCGTTGCTGGCCGCCTTGGCCCTGTTGCAGCGCTCAAGCGGCGCGGCCGCTGCCTCCGCCAAGGAGCTGGCGTGCCAAGAGATTACCGTGCCGCTTTGCAAAGGCATCGGCTACAACTACACGTACATGCCCAACCAGTTCAACCACGACACGCAGGACGAGGCGGGCCTGGAGGTGCACCAGTTCTGGCCCTTGGTAGAGATCCAGTGCTCGCCGGACCTCAAGTTCTTCCTGTGCAGCATGTACACGCCCATCTGCCTGGAGGACTACAAGAAGCCCCTGCCTCCTTGCCGCTCGGTATGCGAGCGCGCCAAGGCCGGCTGCGCACCCCTCATGCGCCAGTACGGCTTCGCGTGGCCCGACCGCATGCGCTGCGACCGGCTGCCCGAGCAGGGCAACCCCGACACGCTGTGCATGGACTATAACCGCACGGACCTCACCACAGCCGCACCCAGTCCGCCGCGCCGCCTGCCGCCACCGCCTCCGGGTGAGCAGCCGCCCTCTGGCAGCGGCCACGGCCGCCCGCCGGGGGCCAGGCCCCCGTCCCGCGGTAGGGGCGGTGGCGGCGGGGACGCAGCGGCGCCCCCCacgcgcggcggcggcggcgggaagGCGCGGCCCCCTGGCGGCGGCTCAGCGCCCTGCGAGCCGGGCTGCCAGTGCCGCGCGCCCATGGTGAGCGTGTCCAGCGAGCGGCACCCGCTCTACAACCGCGTCAAGACCGGCCAGATCGCCAACTGCGCGCTGCCCTGCCACAACCCCTTCTTCAGCCAGGACGAACGCGCCTTCACCGTCTTCTGGATCGGCCTGTGGTCTGTGCTGTGCTTCGTGTCCACCTTCGCCACCGTCTCCACCTTCCTCATCGACATGGAGCGCTTCAAGTATCCCGAGCGGCCCATTATCTTTCTTTCGGCCTGCTACCTCTTCGTGTCCGTCGGCTACCTGGTACGCCTGGTGGCTGGCCACGAGAAGGTGGCGTGCAGCGGCGGCGCGCCGGGCGCGGGCGGCACGGCAGGAGCGGGTGgcgcggctgcggcggcggcggcgggcgcgggtGCGGCGGGCGCGGGAGCAGGTGGCCCGGGCGGGCGCGGCGAGTACGAGGAGCTGGGCGCTGTGGAGCAGCACGTGCGCTACGAGACCACGGGCCCGGCGCTGTGCACCGTGGTCTTCTTGCTCGTCTATTTCTTCGGCATGGCCAGCTCCATCTGGTGGGTAATCCTGTCGCTCACGTGGTTCCTGGCGGCCGGCATGAAATGGGGCAACGAGGCCATCGCCGGCTACTCGCAGTACTTCCACCTGGCCGCGTGGCTCGTGCCCAGCGTCAAGTCTATCGCCGTGCTGGCGCTCAGCTCCGTGGACGGCGACCCGGTGGCTGGCATCTGCTACGTGGGCAACCAAAGCCTCGACAACCTGCGCGGCTTTGTGCTGGCGCCGCTCGTCATCTACCTCTTCATTGGTACCATGTTCCTCCTGGCCGGCTTCGTGTCGCTCTTCCGTATCCGCTCGGTTATCAAGCAGCAGGGCGGCCCCACCAAGACGCACAAACTGGAGAAGCTCATGATCCGCCTGGGTCTCTTCACCGTGCTCTACACCGTGCCCGCCGCCGTCGTGGTCGCTTGCCTCTTCTATGAGCAGCACAACCGCCCGCGCTGGGAGGCCACGCACAACTGCCCGTGCCTACGGGACCTGCAGCCAGACCAGGCGCGCCGGCCCGACTACGCTGTCTTCATGCTCAAGTACTTCATGTGCCTCGTGGTGGGCATCACCTCGGGCGTGTGGGTCTGGTCCGGCAAGACGCTCGAGTCGTGGCGTGCCCTGTGCACCCGCTGCTGCTGGGCCAGCAAGGGCGCCACGGGGGGCGCGGGCGCCGCGGGCGCGGGGGGCGCCGGGGGACCCGGAGGTGGTGGGGGCGTGGGGTCCGTTGGGGGCGTGGGTCCGGGCGGTGGGGCGGGATCCCTCTACAGCGACGTCAGCACCGGCCTGACGTGGCGATCTGGCACGGCCAGCTCCGTGTCTTATCCAAAGCAGATGCCGTTGTCCCAGGtctga